Proteins encoded in a region of the Caldanaerobius fijiensis DSM 17918 genome:
- a CDS encoding ATP-dependent DNA ligase, with translation MSMMDQKIAPMLAFSGEPFDDPGWIFEIKWDGSRTIAFISDRVRLQDRRLVDITYQFPEMVDLRKCLKAKEVILDGELIVLKNNKPHYRSIMSRKHSQNALKIDLLSKIMPAVFVAWDILYIDGKSLVDLTLLKRKEILHSAVKPDDHLLIADFIREHGKMLYEETGKKGLEGVMAKKADSKYYIGKRSKLWLKFKHFITLNAVIMGYRTDRIALILGLYDENGDLIPIGNCESGLSQKELSAFMYVAESIKTYSEKNVQWIKPLLVCQVRFMEWSENMKMRAPSFLGFQYDVKPDQCRFT, from the coding sequence ATGTCTATGATGGACCAAAAAATAGCACCAATGCTAGCTTTCTCCGGTGAACCTTTTGATGACCCTGGTTGGATTTTTGAAATAAAATGGGATGGCTCCAGGACTATCGCTTTTATATCCGATAGAGTAAGGCTTCAGGATAGAAGGCTTGTAGATATAACATATCAATTTCCTGAAATGGTGGACCTAAGAAAATGTCTTAAAGCGAAAGAAGTTATCCTGGATGGCGAACTGATTGTTTTAAAAAATAATAAACCTCACTACAGAAGTATCATGTCCAGAAAGCACAGCCAAAATGCTTTAAAAATCGATTTATTGAGCAAAATAATGCCGGCTGTTTTTGTCGCGTGGGATATATTATATATAGACGGAAAGTCACTGGTTGATCTGACTTTGTTAAAACGCAAAGAAATCCTACATTCTGCTGTAAAGCCGGATGATCACTTATTAATAGCAGATTTTATACGCGAGCATGGGAAAATGCTCTATGAAGAGACAGGTAAAAAAGGATTGGAAGGCGTCATGGCCAAAAAAGCCGATTCTAAATATTATATCGGAAAAAGAAGCAAATTGTGGCTAAAATTCAAACATTTTATTACCCTAAATGCCGTAATTATGGGTTATAGAACTGACAGAATCGCACTGATACTAGGGTTATATGATGAAAACGGCGATTTGATACCTATAGGCAATTGTGAATCGGGGTTGTCTCAAAAGGAATTATCTGCTTTTATGTATGTAGCTGAAAGTATAAAAACTTACAGCGAGAAAAATGTACAATGGATAAAACCCCTTTTAGTCTGCCAAGTAAGATTTATGGAGTGGTCCGAGAATATGAAGATGAGAGCACCTTCGTTTTTAGGATTTCAGTACGATGTAAAGCCTGATCAATGTAGATTTACATAG
- a CDS encoding phospho-sugar mutase: MYMDEYNFWLTSGYFDEATKQELKAIAGDEKEIEDRFYKDLEFGTGGLRGKIGAGTNRMNIYTVRKATQGLADYISSLGDEYKARGVVIAHDSRHKSREFALESAGVLNANGIKTYVFDDLRPTPELSFAVRRLKAAAGIVITASHNPPQYNGYKVYLEDGGQAVSPYVNEIMKKIEDIKDITTIKPMDMEEARSKGLFNVLDNSIDDEYINMVKSQILNPELVRKNGNTLSIIYTPLHGTGNVPVRRTLKELGFTDVRVVPEQEVPDPDFSTVRSPNPEDHDAFELALNMTKERDADIILGTDPDSDRLGVIVRDKKGEYIPLTGHQQGILLTYYILSQLKERGQLPQNGVVIKTIATTDMIEPIARDFGVEVENTLIGFKYIGEKIKEYENTGKQFIFGFEESYGYLRGTQVRDKDGVIASALFSEMALYYKLKNMTLLDLLEELYRKYGYYTEYLKSIVMEGKEGMEKINNIMSTLRSMDIKDFAGYKVEYRDDYLTGQARLKLPKSNVLRYNFEGGGYLLVRPSGTEPKIKIYISAVDSDREKSLDKVNKIKSVILDLIK, translated from the coding sequence ATGTATATGGATGAGTATAACTTTTGGTTAACGTCTGGTTATTTCGACGAAGCTACCAAGCAAGAGTTAAAAGCCATTGCAGGCGATGAAAAGGAGATTGAAGACAGGTTTTATAAAGACCTGGAATTTGGAACAGGTGGATTAAGAGGAAAGATTGGTGCAGGAACCAATCGCATGAATATTTATACTGTAAGGAAGGCTACCCAGGGTCTAGCTGATTATATAAGCTCATTGGGTGATGAGTATAAAGCAAGAGGGGTAGTTATTGCACATGATTCCAGGCATAAATCCAGAGAATTCGCGTTAGAGAGTGCAGGAGTGCTTAATGCCAACGGCATCAAGACATATGTATTTGACGATTTAAGACCTACCCCCGAGCTGTCTTTTGCTGTAAGAAGGTTGAAGGCGGCTGCCGGCATTGTCATAACGGCGAGTCATAACCCACCTCAGTATAACGGATATAAGGTCTATCTTGAGGACGGGGGACAGGCGGTATCGCCATATGTCAATGAGATCATGAAGAAGATAGAGGATATAAAGGATATAACGACCATAAAGCCCATGGATATGGAAGAGGCCAGAAGCAAAGGCTTATTTAATGTTTTAGACAACAGTATTGACGATGAATACATAAACATGGTAAAGTCGCAAATTTTAAATCCTGAGCTCGTACGCAAAAATGGGAATACCCTGAGCATAATTTATACGCCTTTGCATGGAACAGGTAATGTGCCTGTGCGCAGAACGCTTAAGGAATTGGGCTTTACCGATGTGAGGGTTGTGCCTGAACAGGAGGTACCAGATCCTGACTTTTCTACTGTGAGATCTCCGAATCCAGAGGATCATGATGCCTTTGAATTAGCCCTTAATATGACAAAGGAGAGGGACGCTGACATAATCCTTGGGACAGATCCCGACAGCGATAGGTTGGGTGTCATAGTAAGAGATAAAAAGGGCGAATACATTCCCCTTACAGGTCATCAGCAAGGAATACTTCTGACATACTATATTTTGAGCCAGTTAAAAGAGAGGGGTCAATTACCTCAAAACGGTGTTGTGATAAAGACCATAGCCACGACGGATATGATAGAACCTATTGCAAGGGACTTTGGCGTAGAGGTGGAAAATACCCTTATAGGATTTAAGTATATCGGAGAAAAAATAAAGGAGTATGAAAACACTGGCAAGCAGTTTATATTCGGCTTTGAAGAAAGTTATGGCTACCTAAGGGGTACTCAGGTAAGGGATAAAGACGGTGTAATTGCTTCGGCCCTTTTCAGTGAAATGGCATTGTACTACAAGCTGAAAAATATGACGTTATTGGACCTGCTGGAAGAGCTTTATAGAAAGTACGGTTATTACACAGAGTATCTTAAATCCATCGTCATGGAAGGAAAAGAAGGCATGGAAAAAATTAATAACATCATGTCCACACTTAGAAGTATGGATATTAAGGATTTTGCTGGATATAAAGTAGAGTATCGGGATGATTATCTGACAGGACAGGCTAGATTGAAGCTGCCCAAATCCAATGTGCTAAGGTACAATTTTGAGGGAGGTGGATACCTGCTGGTCAGGCCATCAGGTACCGAACCAAAAATAAAGATTTATATTTCTGCTGTAGATAGTGATAGGGAAAAATCACTCGATAAAGTTAACAAGATAAAGAGTGTTATATTGGATTTGATAAAATAG
- a CDS encoding phenylpyruvate tautomerase MIF-related protein produces the protein MPLITSVMPKALNDRTKEILKSGLADIMNKVAGKSESWLMIRFHENDTLYFRGAKVEDGAIIDIKLIGSLDTNQKKNLVKEICELYAKETYCNKENIYVTIEEYEGTNWGWNGSTF, from the coding sequence ATGCCTCTTATCACCTCTGTCATGCCAAAGGCTTTAAATGACAGAACCAAAGAGATCCTTAAATCAGGCCTTGCCGATATAATGAATAAGGTCGCAGGCAAAAGCGAATCATGGTTGATGATACGTTTTCATGAAAACGATACCCTGTATTTTAGAGGTGCAAAGGTAGAAGATGGCGCTATCATAGATATCAAGCTTATTGGTTCCCTAGACACAAACCAGAAGAAAAACCTGGTAAAAGAAATTTGTGAACTTTATGCAAAAGAAACTTATTGCAACAAAGAAAACATATACGTAACTATCGAAGAATATGAAGGTACCAACTGGGGTTGGAATGGTTCTACATTTTAA
- a CDS encoding glycoside hydrolase family 130 protein, which produces MIKLRRLSDKPILEPIKEHQWEREAVFNCAAIYDNGLFHLIYRASDLGPHAKYGKYISRLGYAVSEDGIKFNRLQDPIMSNSVPQEQRGVEDPRIVKIDNTYYMMYTGFGDRFEGDYRICLASSKNLIHWERMGVVLDEPNKDASLFSEKIEGKYVMFHRRYPDIWVAFSDDLKNWYGHTSIMKPIRGTWESSRVGIAGPPIKTDKGWFLIYHAADEANVYRLGAALLDLNDPTKVIARQKEPILEPELEWEKNGYIPNVVFSCGQAVKDGRIYVYYGGADTVIGVAVLDMDDIKF; this is translated from the coding sequence GTGATTAAATTAAGAAGGTTATCTGATAAGCCAATATTGGAACCTATAAAAGAACACCAGTGGGAGAGGGAAGCAGTTTTTAATTGCGCGGCTATTTATGATAACGGGCTTTTTCACCTGATATACAGGGCGAGCGATCTTGGGCCACATGCTAAATACGGGAAGTATATATCAAGACTTGGCTATGCTGTAAGCGAAGACGGCATAAAGTTCAATAGATTGCAAGATCCCATAATGTCCAATAGTGTGCCGCAGGAACAGAGGGGGGTAGAGGACCCGAGAATAGTAAAAATTGATAACACATATTATATGATGTATACTGGATTTGGGGATAGATTTGAAGGCGATTATAGAATCTGCTTAGCTTCATCTAAAAATCTCATACATTGGGAACGAATGGGCGTAGTGTTGGATGAGCCTAATAAGGATGCATCGCTTTTCTCGGAAAAAATAGAGGGAAAATACGTTATGTTTCATAGAAGATATCCTGATATATGGGTTGCGTTTTCTGATGATCTAAAGAATTGGTATGGTCATACATCAATAATGAAACCAATACGGGGTACCTGGGAGAGTTCCAGGGTAGGTATAGCAGGGCCACCTATTAAAACCGATAAAGGCTGGTTTTTGATTTACCATGCAGCAGATGAAGCCAACGTCTACAGATTAGGGGCTGCTCTGCTGGATTTAAATGATCCTACAAAGGTGATTGCAAGACAAAAAGAGCCTATACTAGAGCCTGAACTGGAATGGGAGAAAAATGGATATATACCTAACGTGGTGTTTAGCTGCGGCCAGGCTGTGAAAGACGGCAGGATTTATGTTTATTATGGAGGCGCTGATACAGTTATAGGAGTTGCGGTATTAGATATGGACGATATAAAGTTTTAA